In Cedecea neteri, a single genomic region encodes these proteins:
- the nrdB gene encoding class Ia ribonucleoside-diphosphate reductase subunit beta, translating to MAYTTFSQTKNDQLAEPMFFGQSVNVARYDQQKYDIFEKLIEKQLSFFWRPEEVDVSRDRIDFQALPEHEKHIFISNLKYQTLLDSIQGRSPNVALLPLISIPELETWVETWAFSETIHSRSYTHIIRNIVNDPAIVFDDIVTNQEILKRAKDISGYYDDLIEMTSYWHLLGEGTHNVNGKTVTVNLRALKRQLYLCLMSVNALEAIRFYVSFACSFAFAERELMEGNAKIIKLIARDEALHLTGTQHMLNLMRSGEDDPEMAEIAQECRQECYDLFVLAAQQEKEWADYLFRDGSMIGLNKDILCQYVEYITNIRMQAVGLDLPFQTRSNPIPWINAWLVSDNVQVAPQEVEVSSYLVGQIDSEVDTDDLSNFQL from the coding sequence ATGGCTTACACTACTTTTTCACAGACGAAAAACGATCAGCTCGCCGAGCCTATGTTCTTTGGTCAGTCGGTCAACGTGGCGCGCTACGACCAGCAGAAATACGACATCTTCGAAAAGCTGATTGAAAAGCAGCTTTCCTTCTTCTGGCGCCCGGAAGAAGTAGACGTCTCCCGCGACCGTATCGACTTCCAGGCGCTGCCGGAGCATGAGAAGCACATCTTCATCAGCAACCTGAAGTACCAGACGCTGCTGGATTCTATTCAGGGCCGCAGCCCGAACGTCGCGCTGCTGCCGCTGATCTCCATTCCTGAGCTGGAAACCTGGGTTGAAACCTGGGCGTTTAGCGAGACCATTCACTCTCGCTCTTACACCCACATCATCCGCAACATCGTGAACGATCCGGCGATCGTCTTTGACGACATCGTCACCAACCAGGAAATCCTCAAGCGCGCCAAAGACATCTCTGGCTACTACGATGACCTGATTGAGATGACCAGCTACTGGCACCTGCTGGGCGAAGGCACGCACAACGTGAACGGCAAAACCGTCACCGTGAACCTGCGTGCGCTGAAGCGTCAGCTGTACCTCTGCCTGATGAGCGTTAACGCCCTGGAAGCGATTCGCTTCTACGTGAGCTTCGCCTGTTCCTTCGCTTTTGCCGAGCGCGAGCTGATGGAAGGTAACGCCAAAATCATCAAGCTGATCGCCCGTGACGAAGCCCTGCACCTGACCGGCACCCAGCATATGCTGAACCTGATGCGCAGCGGTGAAGACGATCCAGAAATGGCAGAAATCGCGCAGGAATGCCGCCAGGAGTGCTACGACCTGTTCGTGCTGGCCGCTCAGCAGGAAAAAGAGTGGGCAGACTACCTGTTCCGCGACGGCTCGATGATTGGCCTGAACAAAGACATCCTTTGCCAGTATGTGGAGTACATCACCAACATCCGCATGCAGGCCGTGGGTCTTGATCTACCGTTCCAGACTCGCTCCAACCCGATTCCGTGGATCAACGCGTGGCTGGTGTCCGACAACGTACAGGTTGCGCCGCAGGAAGTGGAAGTCAGCTCCTACCTGGTGGGCCAGATTGACTCGGAAGTCGATACCGACGATCTGAGCAACTTCCAGCTGTAA
- the gyrA gene encoding DNA topoisomerase (ATP-hydrolyzing) subunit A — protein sequence MSDLAREITPVNIEEELKSSYLDYAMSVIVGRALPDVRDGLKPVHRRVLYAMNVLGNDWNKAYKKSARVVGDVIGKYHPHGDTAVYDTIVRMAQPFSLRYMLVDGQGNFGSVDGDSAAAMRYTEIRMSKIAHELMADLEKETVDFVDNYDGTEKIPDVMPTKIPNLLVNGASGIAVGMATNIPPHNITEVINGCLAYIEDENISVEGLMEHIPGPDFPTAAIINGRRGIEEAYRTGRGKIYIRARAEVEADAKTGRETIIVHEIPYQVNKARLIEKIAELVKDKRVEGISALRDESDKDGMRIVIEIKRDAVGEVVLNNLYSQTQLQVSFGINMVALHHGQPKIMTLKEILSAFVRHRREVVTRRTIFELRKARDRAHILEGLAIALANIDPIIELIRNSPNAAEAKASLVARSWDLGNVSAMLERAGDDAARPEWLEPEFGIRDGKYFLTEQQAQAILDLRLQKLTGLEHEKLLDEYKELLEQIAELLHILGSAERLMEVIREELEAMRDQFGDNRRTEITANTADINIEDLINQEDVVVTLSHQGYVKYQPLTDYEAQRRGGKGKSAARIKEEDFIDRLLVANTHDTILLFSSRGRLYWMKVYQLPEASRGARGRPIVNLLPLEQDERITAILPVREYAEGINVFMATASGTVKKTALTDFSRPRSAGIIAVNLNEGDELIGVDLTNGSDEAMLFSAAGKVVRFKEDAVRTMGRTATGVRGIKLAGDDKVVSLIIPRGDGAILTVTQNGYGKRTAAAEYPTKSRATQGVISIKVTERNGSVVGAVQVEDTDQIMMITDAGTLVRTRVSEVSVVGRNTQGVILIRTAEDESVVGLQRVAEPVDDEELDSIDGSVAEGDDDIAPEADTDDDVADEADE from the coding sequence ATGAGCGACCTTGCCAGAGAAATTACGCCGGTCAACATTGAGGAAGAGCTAAAGAGCTCGTATCTGGATTATGCGATGTCGGTTATTGTCGGCCGCGCACTGCCAGATGTCCGCGATGGACTTAAGCCGGTACACCGTCGCGTGCTTTACGCGATGAACGTATTGGGCAATGACTGGAACAAAGCATACAAAAAATCCGCCCGTGTTGTTGGTGACGTTATCGGTAAATATCACCCTCATGGTGATACCGCGGTTTATGACACCATCGTCCGTATGGCACAGCCATTTTCCCTGCGTTACATGCTGGTCGACGGCCAGGGTAACTTCGGTTCCGTAGACGGCGACTCCGCCGCGGCGATGCGTTATACGGAAATCCGTATGTCGAAAATCGCCCACGAGCTGATGGCAGACCTGGAAAAAGAGACGGTTGATTTCGTCGATAACTACGACGGCACCGAAAAAATTCCAGACGTCATGCCGACCAAAATTCCTAACCTGCTGGTAAACGGTGCATCCGGTATCGCAGTCGGGATGGCGACGAACATTCCGCCGCACAACATTACCGAAGTGATCAACGGCTGCCTCGCCTATATTGAAGACGAGAACATCAGCGTTGAAGGGCTGATGGAACACATCCCAGGCCCGGATTTCCCGACCGCCGCTATCATTAACGGTCGCCGCGGTATTGAAGAAGCGTATCGCACCGGCCGCGGTAAAATTTATATTCGCGCCCGGGCTGAAGTTGAAGCGGACGCGAAAACCGGCCGCGAGACCATCATCGTTCACGAAATTCCGTATCAGGTGAACAAAGCTCGCCTGATCGAGAAAATCGCCGAGCTGGTGAAAGACAAACGCGTGGAAGGCATCAGCGCCCTGCGCGATGAGTCTGACAAAGACGGTATGCGCATTGTTATTGAGATTAAACGCGACGCCGTGGGCGAAGTGGTGCTCAATAACCTGTATTCCCAGACTCAACTGCAGGTTTCCTTCGGTATCAACATGGTGGCATTGCACCATGGTCAGCCGAAGATCATGACCCTGAAAGAGATCCTGTCTGCGTTCGTGCGCCACCGCCGTGAAGTGGTGACCCGCCGTACCATCTTCGAACTGCGCAAAGCCCGCGATCGCGCGCACATCCTCGAAGGCCTGGCGATCGCCCTGGCGAATATCGATCCGATCATCGAGCTTATTCGTAACTCGCCAAATGCTGCCGAAGCGAAAGCGAGCCTGGTCGCCCGTTCCTGGGACCTGGGCAACGTTTCTGCAATGCTTGAGCGTGCGGGCGACGATGCCGCGCGTCCTGAGTGGCTGGAGCCTGAGTTTGGCATCCGCGACGGTAAATACTTCCTCACCGAGCAGCAGGCTCAGGCAATTCTGGATCTGCGTCTGCAGAAACTGACCGGCCTTGAGCACGAAAAACTGCTCGACGAGTATAAAGAGCTGCTGGAGCAGATCGCTGAATTACTGCACATCCTGGGTAGCGCAGAGCGCCTGATGGAGGTGATTCGCGAAGAACTGGAAGCGATGCGCGATCAGTTCGGCGACAACCGTCGCACCGAGATCACCGCCAACACCGCAGATATCAACATTGAAGATCTGATCAACCAGGAAGATGTGGTGGTCACCCTGTCTCACCAGGGCTATGTGAAGTATCAGCCGCTGACCGATTATGAAGCGCAGCGTCGCGGTGGCAAAGGCAAGTCGGCCGCCCGTATTAAAGAAGAAGACTTTATTGACCGCCTGCTGGTGGCCAACACCCACGACACGATCCTACTGTTCTCCAGCCGTGGTCGCCTGTACTGGATGAAGGTTTATCAGCTGCCGGAAGCGAGCCGTGGCGCACGTGGCCGCCCAATTGTGAACCTGCTGCCGCTGGAGCAGGACGAGCGTATTACCGCGATTCTGCCGGTGCGCGAGTACGCAGAAGGCATCAACGTGTTCATGGCGACCGCAAGCGGTACAGTGAAGAAAACTGCGCTGACCGACTTCAGCCGTCCACGTTCTGCGGGCATCATCGCCGTTAACCTTAATGAAGGTGACGAGCTGATTGGCGTTGATTTAACTAACGGCAGCGACGAAGCCATGCTGTTCTCGGCTGCAGGTAAAGTGGTGCGCTTCAAAGAAGACGCCGTTCGTACCATGGGCCGTACCGCAACGGGCGTTCGCGGGATCAAGCTTGCCGGTGACGACAAAGTGGTCTCTCTGATCATTCCTCGCGGTGACGGCGCGATTCTGACCGTCACCCAGAATGGTTACGGTAAACGCACCGCGGCGGCCGAGTACCCAACCAAGTCTCGTGCAACGCAGGGCGTTATCTCCATCAAAGTCACCGAACGTAACGGCAGCGTCGTTGGGGCGGTACAGGTGGAAGACACCGACCAGATCATGATGATCACCGATGCCGGTACGCTGGTGCGTACCCGCGTGTCTGAAGTCAGCGTGGTCGGGCGTAACACCCAGGGCGTTATTCTCATCCGTACTGCGGAAGACGAAAGCGTTGTGGGCCTGCAGCGCGTCGCCGAACCTGTGGATGACGAAGAGCTGGACAGCATCGACGGTAGCGTTGCGGAAGGGGACGATGATATCGCGCCTGAAGCGGATACCGATGATGATGTTGCCGACGAAGCGGACGAATAA
- the yfaE gene encoding class I ribonucleotide reductase maintenance protein YfaE, translated as MGRITLSITGAQLMSEEEHPSLLAALESHQVCVEYQCREGYCGSCRTKLLAGEVQWLTEPLAFIQPGEILPCCCKARGDIELEM; from the coding sequence ATGGGCCGCATTACGCTCAGCATTACCGGCGCGCAGTTGATGAGCGAAGAGGAACACCCTTCGCTATTGGCGGCGCTGGAGTCACACCAAGTCTGCGTAGAGTATCAGTGCCGGGAAGGCTATTGCGGTTCATGCCGCACTAAGCTGCTGGCGGGTGAAGTTCAGTGGCTGACCGAGCCGCTGGCGTTTATCCAGCCCGGTGAAATTCTCCCTTGTTGCTGTAAGGCACGAGGAGATATCGAACTCGAGATGTAG
- the ubiG gene encoding bifunctional 2-polyprenyl-6-hydroxyphenol methylase/3-demethylubiquinol 3-O-methyltransferase UbiG, translated as MNAENQPVTQNVDLEEIAKFEAVASRWWDLEGEFKPLHRINPLRLGYINQRAGGLFGKTVLDVGCGGGILAESMAREGANVTGLDMGFEPLQVARLHALESGVKVDYVQETVEEHASKHAGQYDVVTCMEMLEHVPDPQSVVHACARLVKPGGHVFFSTINRNGKAWLMAVVGAEYVMRMVPKGTHDVKKFIKPAELLRWVDETPLRERHMTGLHFNPITNVFKLGPGVDVNYMLHTEA; from the coding sequence ATGAATGCTGAAAACCAACCGGTTACGCAGAACGTCGACCTCGAGGAAATCGCCAAATTTGAAGCTGTCGCTTCCCGCTGGTGGGATCTGGAAGGTGAATTTAAGCCGCTGCACCGCATCAACCCGCTGCGTTTAGGCTATATCAACCAGCGCGCCGGTGGGCTGTTCGGTAAAACCGTGCTCGACGTTGGCTGCGGCGGCGGCATTCTGGCGGAAAGCATGGCACGTGAAGGCGCCAACGTCACCGGCCTGGATATGGGCTTTGAACCGCTGCAGGTGGCTCGCCTTCACGCATTGGAAAGCGGCGTTAAGGTGGACTATGTCCAGGAAACGGTAGAAGAACACGCGAGCAAACACGCCGGGCAGTACGACGTCGTAACCTGTATGGAAATGCTGGAACACGTGCCTGACCCACAATCGGTGGTTCACGCCTGCGCGCGTTTAGTTAAACCCGGCGGCCACGTCTTCTTCTCCACCATTAACCGCAACGGCAAAGCCTGGCTGATGGCCGTCGTCGGCGCAGAGTATGTGATGCGCATGGTGCCGAAAGGCACGCACGATGTTAAAAAGTTTATCAAGCCCGCCGAACTCTTACGCTGGGTGGATGAAACCCCGCTGCGCGAGCGCCATATGACCGGATTACATTTCAACCCTATCACCAACGTATTCAAGCTTGGCCCAGGGGTAGATGTTAATTATATGCTGCATACTGAAGCATAA
- the nrdA gene encoding class 1a ribonucleoside-diphosphate reductase subunit alpha has product MNQSLLVTKRDGSQERINLDKIHRVLDWAAEGLNNVSVSQVELRSHIQFYDGIKTSDIHETIIKAAADLISRDAPDYQYLAARLAIFHLRKKAYGQFEPPKLYDQVVKMVEMGKYDRHLLEDYTEEEFEQMNDFIDHWRDMNFSYAAVKQLEGKYLVQNRVSGEIYESAQFLYILVAACLFSGYPRETRLSYVKRFYDAVSTFKISLPTPIMSGVRTPTRQFSSCVLIECGDSLDSINATSSAIVKYVSQRAGIGINAGRIRALGSPIRGGEAFHTGCIPFYKHFQTAVKSCSQGGVRGGAATLFYPMWHLEVESLLVLKNNRGVEGNRVRHMDYGVQINKLMYTRLLKGEEITLFSPSDVPGLYDAFFADQDEFERLYTKYEKDDSIRKQRVKAVELFSLMMQERASTGRIYIQNVDHCNTHSPFDPAIAPVRQSNLCLEIALPTKPLDDVNDENGEIALCTLSAFNLGVIDSLDDLEEMAVLAVRALDALLDYQDYPILAAKRGAMGRRTLGIGVINFAYYLAKHGVRYSDGSANNLTHKTFEAIQYYLLKASNELAKEQGACPWFNETTYAKGILPIDTYKKDLDAISNEPLHLDWEGLRESIKTHGLRNSTLSALMPSETSSQISNATNGIEPPRGHISIKASKDGILRQVVPDYEALKNNYELLWEMPSNDGYLQLVGLMQKFIDQSISANTNYDPTRFPSGKVPMQQLLKDLLTAYKFGVKTLYYQNTRDGAEDSQDDLAPSIQDDGCESGACKI; this is encoded by the coding sequence ATGAATCAGAGTCTGCTGGTTACAAAACGCGATGGCAGCCAAGAGCGCATCAATCTGGATAAAATTCATCGGGTACTCGACTGGGCCGCTGAGGGTCTGAACAACGTCTCCGTTTCCCAGGTTGAACTGCGTTCCCATATCCAGTTTTACGACGGCATCAAGACTTCTGACATTCATGAAACCATCATCAAGGCTGCAGCCGATCTGATCTCCCGTGACGCCCCGGATTATCAGTACCTCGCCGCTCGCCTGGCAATTTTCCACTTGCGTAAAAAAGCCTACGGCCAGTTTGAGCCGCCGAAGCTTTACGATCAGGTTGTGAAAATGGTTGAGATGGGTAAATACGATCGTCACCTGCTGGAAGACTACACGGAAGAAGAGTTCGAGCAGATGAACGATTTCATCGATCACTGGCGTGACATGAACTTCTCTTACGCGGCGGTGAAGCAGCTCGAAGGTAAATACCTCGTGCAGAACCGCGTTTCCGGTGAGATCTACGAAAGCGCGCAGTTCCTCTATATTCTGGTCGCCGCCTGCCTGTTCTCCGGCTACCCGCGTGAAACCCGCCTCAGCTACGTGAAACGTTTCTACGATGCGGTTTCCACCTTCAAGATTTCCCTGCCTACGCCAATCATGTCCGGCGTGCGCACCCCGACCCGTCAGTTCAGCTCCTGCGTACTGATCGAGTGCGGCGACAGCCTGGATTCCATCAACGCCACCTCCAGCGCAATCGTGAAATACGTTTCCCAGCGTGCAGGTATCGGTATCAACGCCGGCCGCATTCGTGCGTTGGGCAGCCCGATTCGCGGCGGTGAAGCGTTCCACACCGGCTGTATCCCGTTCTATAAGCACTTCCAGACTGCGGTGAAGTCCTGCTCCCAGGGCGGCGTGCGCGGCGGGGCAGCAACGCTGTTCTACCCGATGTGGCATCTGGAAGTAGAAAGCCTGCTGGTGCTGAAAAACAACCGTGGCGTGGAAGGTAACCGCGTGCGCCACATGGACTACGGCGTACAGATCAACAAACTGATGTACACCCGTCTGCTGAAGGGCGAAGAAATCACCCTGTTCAGCCCGTCTGACGTACCGGGGCTGTACGACGCTTTCTTTGCCGACCAGGACGAGTTTGAGCGCCTGTACACCAAATACGAGAAAGACGACAGCATCCGTAAACAGCGCGTGAAAGCGGTGGAACTGTTCTCCCTGATGATGCAGGAACGCGCCTCCACCGGCCGTATCTACATCCAGAACGTTGACCACTGCAACACCCACAGCCCGTTCGACCCGGCGATTGCCCCGGTGCGCCAGTCCAACCTGTGCCTGGAAATCGCCCTGCCGACCAAACCGCTGGACGACGTCAACGACGAAAACGGCGAAATCGCCCTGTGTACGCTGTCCGCGTTCAACCTTGGCGTGATTGACAGCCTGGACGATCTGGAAGAGATGGCGGTGCTGGCTGTTCGCGCGCTCGACGCCCTGCTCGACTACCAGGATTACCCAATTCTGGCGGCAAAACGCGGCGCGATGGGCCGTCGTACCCTCGGTATCGGCGTGATTAACTTTGCCTATTATCTGGCGAAGCACGGCGTGCGTTACTCCGACGGCAGCGCAAACAACCTGACGCACAAGACTTTCGAAGCCATTCAGTACTACCTGCTGAAAGCGTCAAACGAACTGGCGAAAGAGCAAGGTGCCTGCCCGTGGTTCAACGAAACCACTTATGCAAAAGGCATCCTGCCAATCGACACCTACAAGAAAGACCTGGATGCCATCAGCAACGAGCCGCTGCATCTGGACTGGGAAGGCCTGCGTGAGTCCATCAAAACTCACGGCCTGCGCAACTCCACGCTTTCTGCCCTGATGCCGTCCGAGACCTCTTCGCAGATCTCCAACGCCACCAACGGCATTGAGCCGCCGCGCGGCCACATCAGCATTAAAGCGTCGAAAGACGGGATCCTGCGCCAGGTTGTGCCGGATTATGAAGCGCTGAAAAACAACTACGAGCTGCTGTGGGAAATGCCGAGCAACGACGGCTATCTGCAGTTGGTTGGCCTGATGCAGAAGTTTATCGACCAGTCGATCTCTGCCAACACCAACTACGACCCAACGCGCTTCCCGTCAGGCAAAGTACCAATGCAGCAGTTGCTGAAGGATCTGCTCACCGCCTATAAATTCGGCGTGAAGACCCTGTACTATCAAAACACCCGTGACGGCGCGGAAGACTCTCAGGATGACCTGGCGCCTTCCATCCAGGACGATGGCTGCGAAAGCGGCGCATGCAAAATCTGA
- the rcsC gene encoding two-component system sensor histidine kinase RcsC: MKYFVSFRSTLKISRYLFRALALLLWLLIALFSVFYIVNALHDKESEIRQEFNISFDQAQRYIQRTSDVVKELKYIAENRLTAPNGVLPPLDQSADKTDAPAFMPLFPDSDCSAVSVTWRSSLQSLSWFLRYWRDNFSAAYDLNRVFLIGGDNLCMADFGLRDMPLERENALKTLHERIMKYRTAPQDERANSIYWIGQGPRPGIGYFYTLTPVYLANRLQALLGIEQTVRMENFLTPGTLPIGVTILDENGHPLISLTGPESRIEPESRWIQDRSWFGYTSGFKALVLKKNLPPSSLSVIYSVPVDLVLESIRMLILNAVLLNVLVGIVLFTLARMYERRIFIPAESDAQRLEEHEQFNRKIVASAPVGICILRTQDGTNILSNELAHNYLNMLTHEDRQRLTQIICGQQVNFVDVMTSNHTNLQISFVHSRYRNENVAICVLVDVSARVKMEESLQEMAQASEQASQSKSMFLATVSHELRTPLYGIIGNLDLLQTKELPKGVDRLVTAMNNSSSLLLKIISDILDFSKIESEQLKIEPREFSPREVMSHITANYLPLVVRKQLGLYCFIDDDVPLTLQGDPMRLQQVISNLLSNAIKFTDIGCIILHVSINGDYLSFRVRDTGVGIPTKEVTRLFDPFFQVGTGVQRNFQGTGLGLAICEKLISMMDGDISVDTESGMGSQFTVRIPLYKAQFAPKNNVEGLADKRCWLAIRNDYLSSYLESLLIKNGLQAQSWSGETPGSDDILITDDNLAAPWGGRAAIVFCRRHIGIPVEFEPGCWVHSVAAPHELLPLLGRIYSITVDVPGSSPALTAASEISERNDDMMILVVDDHPINRRLLADQLGSLGYQCKTANDGIDALNVLSKNHIDIVLSDVNMPNMDGYRLTQRIRQLGLTLPVIGVTANALAEEKQRCLESGMDSCLSKPVTLDVIKQTLAVYAARVRSTRDAL; this comes from the coding sequence TTGAAATACTTCGTCTCTTTTCGCAGCACCCTTAAAATTTCGCGCTATCTGTTCAGGGCGCTGGCGCTTCTGCTCTGGCTGCTTATCGCGCTGTTTTCCGTGTTTTACATCGTCAACGCGCTACACGATAAAGAGTCGGAGATTCGCCAGGAATTTAACATCAGCTTTGACCAGGCCCAGCGCTACATCCAGCGCACTTCGGACGTGGTGAAAGAGCTGAAGTACATTGCTGAAAATCGCCTCACGGCACCGAATGGCGTGCTCCCCCCGCTCGATCAAAGCGCGGATAAAACCGATGCGCCCGCGTTTATGCCGCTGTTCCCGGACTCAGACTGTTCGGCGGTGAGCGTGACCTGGCGCAGTTCGCTGCAGTCTCTTTCCTGGTTCCTGCGCTACTGGCGCGATAACTTCTCCGCTGCGTACGATCTCAACCGGGTGTTCCTGATTGGCGGCGATAATCTCTGCATGGCCGATTTTGGACTGCGTGATATGCCGCTGGAGCGGGAAAACGCGCTGAAAACGTTGCATGAACGTATCATGAAGTATCGCACCGCGCCGCAGGATGAACGGGCGAACAGCATTTACTGGATTGGGCAGGGGCCGCGTCCCGGCATTGGCTATTTCTACACGCTGACGCCGGTCTATCTGGCGAACCGCCTCCAGGCGCTGCTGGGGATTGAGCAAACGGTGCGGATGGAGAATTTCCTGACACCGGGCACGCTGCCTATTGGCGTCACTATCCTGGATGAAAATGGTCACCCGCTGATATCGTTAACCGGCCCGGAATCGCGTATTGAGCCGGAGAGTCGCTGGATTCAGGATCGTTCCTGGTTCGGCTACACGTCTGGCTTTAAGGCGCTGGTACTAAAGAAAAACCTGCCGCCATCCTCGCTGAGCGTGATTTACTCTGTGCCTGTCGATCTGGTGCTGGAAAGCATCAGAATGCTTATCCTCAATGCGGTTTTACTCAACGTCCTGGTGGGCATTGTGCTGTTTACCCTGGCGAGAATGTATGAGCGCCGGATCTTTATTCCGGCCGAAAGTGATGCCCAGCGGCTCGAAGAGCACGAGCAGTTCAACCGGAAGATCGTCGCGTCTGCGCCCGTTGGTATCTGTATTCTGCGTACCCAGGACGGCACTAATATTCTGAGTAACGAACTGGCACACAATTACCTCAATATGCTGACGCACGAGGACAGGCAGCGGCTGACGCAGATTATCTGTGGCCAGCAGGTCAACTTTGTCGATGTCATGACCAGCAACCACACCAATCTGCAGATAAGCTTTGTGCACTCGCGCTACCGCAATGAGAACGTGGCAATTTGCGTGCTGGTTGACGTCAGCGCTCGCGTGAAGATGGAGGAGTCCCTGCAGGAGATGGCTCAGGCCTCGGAGCAGGCAAGCCAGTCTAAATCCATGTTCCTCGCCACCGTCAGCCACGAACTGCGTACGCCTTTGTATGGCATCATCGGTAACCTGGATCTCCTGCAGACCAAAGAGCTGCCGAAGGGCGTGGACAGGCTGGTCACGGCGATGAACAACTCATCCAGCCTGCTGCTGAAAATCATCAGCGACATTCTCGACTTCTCGAAAATCGAGTCAGAGCAGTTGAAAATTGAGCCGCGTGAGTTTTCTCCGCGCGAGGTGATGAGCCACATTACCGCCAACTATCTGCCGCTGGTGGTTCGCAAGCAACTGGGGCTGTACTGCTTTATCGACGACGATGTACCGCTCACGCTGCAGGGCGATCCCATGCGCCTGCAGCAGGTTATTTCCAACCTGCTGAGTAATGCGATTAAGTTCACCGATATCGGCTGTATTATCCTGCATGTTTCGATCAACGGAGATTACCTGAGTTTCCGGGTGCGCGACACCGGGGTAGGGATCCCAACCAAAGAAGTGACCCGGCTTTTTGACCCGTTCTTCCAGGTGGGGACCGGCGTGCAGCGTAATTTCCAGGGAACCGGGCTGGGGCTGGCGATCTGCGAAAAGCTTATCAGCATGATGGATGGCGATATTTCGGTGGATACCGAGTCGGGAATGGGTAGCCAGTTTACGGTGCGTATCCCGCTGTATAAGGCGCAGTTTGCACCGAAGAATAATGTTGAAGGGCTGGCGGACAAGCGCTGTTGGCTGGCTATTCGCAATGATTATCTCAGCAGTTACCTGGAATCATTGCTGATCAAAAACGGACTACAGGCGCAATCGTGGTCGGGTGAAACGCCCGGAAGTGACGATATTCTGATTACCGATGATAACCTGGCGGCGCCGTGGGGCGGACGGGCGGCGATTGTCTTCTGCCGCCGCCATATAGGTATTCCCGTTGAATTTGAACCTGGCTGTTGGGTACACAGCGTCGCGGCACCTCACGAATTGCTGCCGCTGCTGGGGCGGATTTACAGCATTACCGTAGATGTGCCGGGCAGTTCCCCGGCACTGACGGCGGCCAGTGAGATAAGCGAGCGAAACGATGACATGATGATTCTGGTAGTGGATGACCATCCGATCAACCGTCGCTTGCTGGCGGATCAGCTCGGATCGCTTGGGTATCAGTGTAAAACGGCGAATGACGGGATCGATGCGCTCAACGTGCTCAGCAAAAATCATATCGATATCGTACTCAGCGACGTCAACATGCCGAACATGGATGGCTATCGCCTGACGCAGCGCATTCGCCAGTTGGGGTTGACTCTGCCAGTCATCGGCGTGACGGCAAACGCACTGGCGGAAGAGAAACAGCGCTGTCTGGAATCCGGTATGGATAGCTGTTTATCTAAACCGGTCACGCTGGATGTGATTAAGCAGACGCTGGCGGTTTATGCTGCCCGAGTGCGAAGTACACGCGATGCTTTGTAA